From Paenibacillus polymyxa, the proteins below share one genomic window:
- a CDS encoding LTA synthase family protein, with translation MLVIRTTSARRTGNMFSRLLLSQYFGLVLFFVLMIGKLVLIHYNLHAQNIDMNPLDYVIAIGSLLLVSFWTLWLPRRGRLIALVVLDILLTALIYSDMVYYRYFQDFITIPVLLQAGQVDSLGGSIASLMYWWDIFFFADWILFIPYVIFVASLRRRFTTNDHYLEASRSSFTKKFLFRFSKGALAFLIGYVLTFGPIKIYTSTWATGIFVGNWWSMALYNVTGLIGFHGYDIYRYGQDHLGPQPTLAQVESDKDKEWFNQHQKLLQVKNDLYGKYKGKNVMVIQAEAFMNFFIGKQINGQAITPNFDKLTKESMYFNNYFHQTAQGRTSDADFSTHASLHPLPTGSVFIRYADHKFDTLPSILKDTGYSPNAFHVYDSSFWNRYTMYKAMNYDKFYSKKDFKIDEPLGWSLGDKSFFRQTLNDLTTEVKQPFYAYMVGISSHHPYNLSPDAVDLDVGEFEGTMFGDYLKSVHYVDEALGELVDQMKKDGLWDNTILMFYGDHDNSIKDKALYEKFLGKPLTDLDMQKIMNQVPLLVHLPDGSQAGTYTEPAGQLDLTPSVMHLLGISTKPYHFMGNDLFSGKPRMVVLRTGAFTDGRVYYIPSEDGTFSKGTCYNLSTGQPTDVNACGPGYTEALNRLNISDQVITYDLIREWETEAKK, from the coding sequence GTGTTGGTTATTCGCACGACCAGTGCAAGACGCACTGGTAACATGTTCAGCAGACTGCTGCTGTCTCAATATTTCGGTTTAGTTCTGTTTTTTGTACTTATGATTGGCAAGCTTGTACTGATTCACTATAACCTGCATGCCCAAAATATCGACATGAATCCGCTGGATTATGTCATTGCTATTGGGTCGCTGTTGCTTGTAAGCTTCTGGACCTTGTGGCTGCCACGTCGCGGACGTTTGATTGCTCTTGTGGTGCTCGATATATTGCTCACCGCGCTCATTTATTCCGACATGGTTTATTATCGGTATTTCCAGGATTTCATTACGATTCCCGTTTTGCTTCAAGCTGGACAAGTTGATTCTCTGGGTGGAAGCATCGCATCCCTTATGTACTGGTGGGATATTTTCTTTTTTGCAGACTGGATTTTATTCATTCCGTATGTCATATTCGTGGCTTCGTTACGGCGTCGGTTTACAACGAATGATCATTACTTGGAAGCATCACGAAGCTCTTTCACAAAAAAATTTCTGTTTCGCTTCTCCAAGGGGGCATTGGCTTTCCTGATTGGCTATGTTTTGACATTTGGACCGATCAAAATATATACCTCCACTTGGGCAACCGGCATATTTGTCGGCAACTGGTGGTCAATGGCCTTGTACAACGTAACCGGATTGATCGGATTTCATGGATATGATATCTACCGCTACGGTCAGGACCATCTTGGGCCACAGCCTACATTGGCTCAGGTGGAATCCGATAAAGATAAAGAATGGTTCAATCAACACCAGAAATTACTTCAGGTAAAAAATGATCTCTACGGCAAGTATAAGGGCAAAAATGTGATGGTCATCCAAGCTGAAGCGTTCATGAACTTTTTTATCGGCAAACAGATCAACGGTCAAGCAATTACGCCTAACTTTGACAAACTGACGAAAGAAAGTATGTATTTCAATAATTATTTCCATCAAACTGCACAGGGTCGTACATCGGACGCAGACTTCTCTACCCACGCTTCGCTGCATCCGCTCCCTACGGGTTCTGTATTTATCCGTTATGCGGACCATAAATTCGATACGTTGCCTTCCATCTTGAAGGATACAGGTTATAGTCCTAATGCGTTTCACGTGTACGACAGCAGCTTCTGGAACCGTTACACAATGTATAAGGCGATGAACTATGACAAGTTCTACAGTAAAAAGGATTTTAAAATAGATGAGCCCCTCGGCTGGTCCCTGGGAGACAAATCCTTTTTTAGACAAACGCTCAACGATCTCACAACCGAAGTGAAGCAGCCGTTCTACGCCTATATGGTCGGTATTTCCAGCCATCATCCGTACAACCTGTCACCTGACGCTGTAGATTTGGATGTTGGTGAATTTGAAGGTACGATGTTCGGAGACTATCTGAAATCCGTCCATTACGTGGATGAGGCTTTGGGTGAATTGGTAGATCAGATGAAGAAAGACGGATTGTGGGATAATACGATTCTAATGTTCTATGGGGATCACGACAATTCCATTAAAGACAAAGCACTGTATGAAAAGTTTTTGGGCAAGCCACTTACAGATTTGGACATGCAGAAAATCATGAATCAAGTGCCATTACTTGTGCATCTTCCTGACGGAAGCCAGGCAGGCACGTATACAGAACCGGCAGGACAGCTGGATCTGACGCCTTCCGTAATGCATCTACTTGGGATTTCTACAAAACCATATCATTTTATGGGTAACGATCTGTTTAGCGGAAAACCTCGTATGGTTGTGCTGCGTACTGGCGCTTTCACGGATGGACGAGTGTACTACATTCCATCTGAGGACGGTACATTCTCCAAGGGAACCTGTTACAATCTGAGTACAGGTCAACCTACAGATGTGAATGCCTGCGGGCCGGGCTATACTGAGGCTCTCAATCGATTGAACATATCCGATCAGGTCATCACATATGATCTTATTCGCGAATGGGAGACTGAAGCCAAGAAATAA
- a CDS encoding DUF1450 domain-containing protein, which produces MANDIRVCDECNHIRLKTILPKLKKMAPDAEIKIGCKSYCGPCGKRAFVYVNGRYVSAATEDEVLEKAARFIK; this is translated from the coding sequence ATGGCCAATGATATTCGCGTATGTGATGAGTGCAATCATATCCGCTTAAAAACGATCTTGCCTAAGTTGAAAAAGATGGCACCCGATGCGGAGATCAAAATCGGTTGCAAGTCGTATTGCGGTCCTTGTGGAAAACGGGCGTTTGTGTATGTGAACGGACGTTATGTGAGTGCGGCCACAGAGGATGAAGTATTAGAGAAGGCTGCACGCTTTATAAAATAG
- a CDS encoding heme biosynthesis protein HemY: MNCKITRNAAKVLKLELDKEENQGKSLRVVITHAHGDHAHYGLDLDTPKETDTVVSTDKGIDVILESGQPLLDGVKIDYLYFPEEGFVITNPSQGNHGDH; encoded by the coding sequence ATGAACTGCAAAATTACTCGTAATGCAGCTAAAGTATTGAAGCTTGAATTGGATAAGGAAGAGAACCAAGGGAAGAGCCTGCGCGTTGTTATTACTCATGCTCATGGAGATCATGCTCATTACGGGCTAGATTTGGACACGCCTAAGGAAACAGATACTGTTGTATCTACAGATAAAGGTATTGATGTAATTTTGGAAAGCGGTCAGCCGTTGCTGGATGGTGTGAAAATTGATTACTTGTACTTCCCCGAAGAAGGATTTGTTATTACTAACCCTTCCCAAGGTAATCACGGCGACCACTAA
- a CDS encoding M14 family metallopeptidase gives MREYIVQKGDTLHRVASAFKLSADTLIADNPWAATQPYLICGQLLYIRPSTDRKYVIQSGENARQIAKQFGVELDELRLANSGLAEHNFVEGKIIIIPEDHRDQIVRLRGEYSYEDLMEDLKALVHRFPFIEVGSIGTSVMGKDIPYIRIGQGTRKIHANASVHANEWLTTPCLLRFIEQYARGIDGAGERDAGQLHDEWRKPTGNPWVYGGSPQDLMEHTSLWGVPMVNPDGVELVQQGVLPTHPLYHELRKWNEGRADFRGWKANIRGVDLNDQFPAYWEEEVRRRGKTGPSRRDYAGPAPLSEPESKALADLTEREQFDMVLSIHSQGQEIYWNYRDLEPKESRDWALQLAAATGYRAVKLGGSDAGYKDWFIQRFGKPGFTVEVGLGVNPLPMRDYEDIAAEVGMLMATVLSW, from the coding sequence ATGAGGGAATATATCGTTCAAAAAGGAGATACATTGCACCGGGTCGCCTCGGCTTTTAAACTATCGGCGGATACTTTGATCGCAGATAATCCGTGGGCCGCCACGCAACCCTATCTGATTTGTGGTCAATTGCTATATATTCGTCCGTCTACGGATCGTAAATACGTTATTCAGTCTGGGGAGAATGCAAGACAGATTGCCAAACAGTTCGGTGTAGAGCTTGATGAGCTGCGGCTCGCTAATTCGGGACTTGCGGAGCATAACTTCGTGGAAGGAAAGATAATTATCATTCCTGAAGACCATCGGGATCAGATTGTACGGTTACGTGGAGAGTATAGCTATGAAGATTTAATGGAAGACCTGAAGGCATTGGTCCACAGATTTCCGTTTATTGAAGTTGGCAGCATTGGCACCAGTGTCATGGGGAAGGATATCCCTTATATACGGATTGGGCAGGGAACGAGGAAAATTCATGCCAACGCTTCTGTACATGCTAACGAATGGTTGACGACACCTTGTTTGCTGCGTTTTATAGAACAATATGCACGAGGGATTGATGGTGCTGGAGAACGGGATGCTGGGCAACTTCACGATGAATGGAGGAAACCGACAGGAAATCCATGGGTGTATGGAGGCTCTCCGCAGGATTTAATGGAGCATACATCCTTGTGGGGGGTACCAATGGTCAATCCAGATGGAGTGGAGCTGGTGCAACAGGGTGTACTCCCAACTCATCCGCTGTATCATGAACTCAGAAAATGGAATGAAGGACGTGCTGATTTTCGTGGCTGGAAGGCCAATATTCGCGGTGTTGACCTCAACGATCAGTTTCCGGCGTATTGGGAGGAGGAGGTGCGCAGACGCGGTAAAACAGGTCCGTCTCGACGAGACTATGCAGGACCTGCACCTTTGTCTGAGCCAGAGTCCAAGGCCCTTGCCGATCTAACGGAGCGCGAACAGTTCGACATGGTATTATCCATACACAGCCAGGGACAGGAAATCTATTGGAATTATCGGGATCTAGAGCCTAAGGAGAGCCGAGATTGGGCATTGCAGCTGGCTGCCGCAACAGGGTATCGGGCGGTAAAGCTGGGGGGAAGCGATGCAGGGTATAAGGATTGGTTTATACAACGGTTTGGTAAACCGGGATTTACCGTTGAAGTTGGTCTGGGCGTAAATCCGCTGCCTATGCGTGATTATGAGGATATTGCAGCAGAAGTTGGCATGTTAATGGCGACGGTGCTGTCATGGTAA
- the racE gene encoding glutamate racemase, with translation MQQAIAILDSGVGGLTVVKEVMRQLPREKIIYFGDTARTPYGPRPSEEVKKFTEQMVDFLIQFNPKVIIIACNTATAAALEYISQKVSIPVIGVIHPGARAAISATATGYVGVIGTVGTIRSGAYTAALKQLSPYVDVVSHACPALVPLVEQGLFRSKTTSQVVEESLRPIQTYTIDCLILGCTHYPFLKETIQEVMGPAVKLISSADETARETSTILYNKGKLEAGDETPVHQLFCSGDPELFQRIAAQWLGEQIRQTPVVWQVTHLD, from the coding sequence GTGCAGCAAGCGATTGCAATATTGGATTCCGGTGTAGGAGGTCTGACGGTTGTTAAAGAAGTCATGCGTCAGCTTCCGCGGGAAAAAATCATTTATTTTGGAGACACTGCGCGCACCCCGTATGGTCCCCGACCATCGGAAGAGGTTAAAAAATTTACAGAGCAAATGGTTGATTTTCTGATTCAGTTTAATCCGAAAGTCATTATTATTGCTTGTAACACAGCAACGGCTGCGGCATTGGAGTATATAAGCCAAAAGGTATCCATTCCGGTGATCGGAGTTATCCACCCTGGGGCTCGTGCTGCGATCAGCGCGACCGCTACTGGGTATGTCGGGGTGATTGGAACTGTCGGTACGATTCGAAGCGGAGCATATACAGCTGCGCTCAAGCAGTTGTCTCCCTATGTAGACGTGGTGAGCCACGCTTGCCCTGCGCTTGTGCCTTTGGTAGAACAAGGGTTGTTCCGCTCCAAAACGACATCGCAGGTTGTGGAGGAATCATTGAGACCTATTCAAACGTATACGATTGATTGTCTGATTCTTGGTTGTACGCATTATCCTTTTTTGAAGGAAACGATTCAGGAAGTCATGGGTCCTGCGGTGAAGCTCATTAGCTCGGCAGATGAAACAGCGCGAGAGACAAGTACCATTTTGTATAACAAGGGCAAATTGGAGGCCGGGGACGAAACGCCAGTGCATCAGCTTTTTTGTTCCGGCGATCCAGAGTTGTTCCAGCGCATTGCCGCACAGTGGCTTGGGGAGCAGATTCGGCAAACGCCTGTTGTCTGGCAAGTCACTCATCTGGATTAA
- a CDS encoding YtxH domain-containing protein has translation MKENYKSFIRGALAGSIAGSVAALLFAPKSGRELRQDITDQARHVSDKGQELAGKISDTSMEYTDKIKETASAVIHEIGQWRKKSNIVPEVSISSVPDQENKEEDAL, from the coding sequence ATGAAGGAGAACTACAAAAGCTTTATCCGTGGCGCGTTGGCAGGCAGTATTGCTGGTTCGGTTGCTGCGTTGTTATTTGCTCCTAAGTCAGGTCGCGAGCTGCGTCAGGATATTACAGACCAGGCGCGTCACGTGAGTGACAAGGGGCAGGAGCTTGCAGGGAAAATTTCAGACACCTCCATGGAGTATACTGACAAAATTAAGGAAACAGCCTCAGCCGTCATTCACGAAATAGGTCAATGGCGTAAAAAGAGTAATATTGTTCCAGAGGTTAGCATTTCATCCGTGCCTGATCAAGAGAATAAGGAAGAGGATGCTTTGTAA
- a CDS encoding helix-turn-helix transcriptional regulator, with the protein MTDKYIVPEMPTRRMILTLLKTQGPVGVGSLAAQLGITEMGVRRHLKLMEQDGLIVATILRQAMGRPTFLYSLSDQGSEQFPRNYDHLLLELLEELDEEQGMEAVHSLFDGRKRKMMKRYAPHIESESTLASRVEKLSGIQNASGYMAEWREEEDGSYSIMEYNCPISQIANRYRKACECEQQMFEELLDAEVVREDCLADGGRCCLYRIRSKNK; encoded by the coding sequence GTGACGGATAAGTATATCGTACCCGAAATGCCCACTAGGCGCATGATTTTAACACTATTGAAAACCCAGGGACCTGTGGGCGTCGGAAGCTTGGCAGCTCAATTGGGCATTACCGAAATGGGGGTGCGCAGGCATCTCAAATTGATGGAGCAGGATGGTCTGATTGTGGCTACGATCCTGAGACAGGCGATGGGACGTCCGACGTTTTTGTACAGCCTGAGCGATCAGGGAAGCGAGCAGTTTCCTCGTAATTATGATCATCTGTTACTGGAACTGTTAGAGGAGCTGGATGAAGAGCAGGGAATGGAAGCTGTTCACTCGTTGTTTGATGGTAGAAAACGTAAAATGATGAAGCGCTACGCCCCTCACATCGAGAGTGAGTCTACACTAGCTTCACGTGTAGAAAAGCTTTCGGGCATCCAGAACGCTTCAGGTTATATGGCAGAGTGGCGTGAGGAAGAGGATGGAAGTTACTCTATTATGGAGTACAATTGTCCTATCTCTCAGATTGCCAATCGTTACCGCAAGGCTTGTGAGTGCGAACAGCAAATGTTTGAGGAGCTGCTTGATGCCGAGGTTGTCCGTGAGGATTGTTTGGCGGATGGAGGCCGTTGCTGCTTGTATCGTATCCGCTCCAAAAATAAGTAG
- a CDS encoding DUF86 domain-containing protein, which yields MYYVNREQIELRLGAVPDIVDGLRQTSAAWKGDLLQGLVQERCLHLAIETVTDVGSYIIDGFIMRDASSYEDIIGIIHEEGVLDDTVFHSLLELVALRKPLVQEYFYWDRTSLHPLTPKLPGLLELFVSSVHDYLNKELGPQPEGV from the coding sequence TTGTATTATGTCAACCGGGAACAAATTGAGCTTCGACTAGGGGCTGTTCCCGACATTGTCGACGGCCTTCGCCAGACATCCGCCGCCTGGAAAGGCGATCTGTTGCAGGGGCTAGTGCAGGAGCGGTGTCTTCATCTGGCCATTGAGACGGTAACGGACGTAGGGAGCTATATCATCGACGGTTTTATTATGCGTGACGCCAGTAGCTATGAGGACATTATCGGTATCATTCATGAGGAAGGTGTATTGGATGATACCGTATTTCATTCACTATTAGAGCTGGTAGCCTTGCGCAAACCCTTAGTACAGGAGTATTTTTATTGGGACCGGACAAGCCTTCACCCACTCACACCTAAGCTGCCTGGGTTGCTGGAGCTTTTTGTATCTAGCGTGCACGATTATTTAAATAAGGAATTGGGTCCTCAGCCCGAGGGAGTGTAA
- a CDS encoding Dabb family protein codes for MIKHIVLFKLKDRSPESIEHTASILRSMTGKIKELLSLEVGTDVIRSERSYDISLTAVVETLEDLQTYQVHPVHQEIIVHMNEVKDVSIAVDYEI; via the coding sequence ATGATTAAACATATTGTTTTGTTCAAATTGAAAGACCGCTCCCCTGAAAGCATTGAACATACGGCATCTATTTTGCGCAGCATGACTGGCAAGATCAAGGAGCTGCTGTCACTTGAAGTAGGTACGGATGTGATTCGTTCGGAACGTTCTTATGATATTTCCCTTACCGCTGTGGTAGAAACATTGGAAGACTTGCAAACGTATCAGGTACACCCTGTGCATCAGGAAATTATTGTACACATGAATGAAGTGAAGGATGTATCTATCGCAGTTGATTATGAAATCTAA
- a CDS encoding phage holin family protein yields MNINPSMFSMICATAGAIITFAFGGWNQLMVLFTVAMAVDYVTGVAAAVKTGQGLSSKAGFWGLARKALMLMVISLAHHMDLLMGTEIMKGAATYFYLSNELISITENCSRMGLPLPPKLKNFFALLKDKESDGKNGGKDR; encoded by the coding sequence ATGAATATTAATCCGAGTATGTTTAGTATGATTTGTGCCACCGCAGGAGCCATTATTACGTTTGCCTTTGGCGGCTGGAATCAGCTTATGGTGCTATTCACGGTTGCCATGGCTGTTGATTATGTAACTGGAGTCGCTGCTGCCGTGAAGACTGGACAAGGGTTAAGCAGTAAAGCTGGCTTTTGGGGGTTGGCGAGAAAGGCTTTAATGCTCATGGTGATTTCTTTGGCGCATCATATGGATCTTCTGATGGGTACGGAAATCATGAAGGGGGCGGCAACGTATTTTTATTTATCCAACGAATTGATCTCGATTACTGAGAACTGTTCACGAATGGGTCTGCCGCTACCACCGAAGCTTAAGAATTTTTTTGCCCTATTAAAGGACAAGGAGTCTGATGGTAAAAATGGTGGAAAAGATCGCTAA